From a region of the Andrena cerasifolii isolate SP2316 chromosome 13, iyAndCera1_principal, whole genome shotgun sequence genome:
- the LOC143375742 gene encoding NAD-dependent protein deacylase Sirt4, producing MNSTYLKMYDCVRKFGVSPILRMYSSDLRFVPNCEPAKDLDLLKLKEFVDSHSSICVLTGAGISTESGIPDYRSQGVGLYARSTRRPVLYKDFCQSETIRRRYWARNYIGWPRFSSLKPNVTHKILRDLELASKVRCIITQNVDNLHIKAGSRRVIELHGSAFKVMCLNCDRRICRYYLQDALDTLNPNMTATSRMIRPDGDVDLSQEQVEGFTVPPCGNCGGVLKPDIIFFGDNVPRRVVESVRYNVDRSDCLLALGTTLTTYSGYRIALQANKAGKPIAILNIGKTRADDIANVKVEGMCGDVLSRICMNDRCEERKEC from the exons ATGAACTCCACTTATCTAAAGATGTACGACTGCGTGCGTAAGTTCGGAGTTTCACCGATAC TGAGAATGTACTCGTCGGATCTCAGATTCGTTCCAAACTGCGAGCCAGCGAAGGATTTGGATCTATTGAAACTAAAAGAGTTTGTCGATAGCCACAGTAGCATATGCGTCCTGACAGGAGCAGGAATTTCTACGGAGAGCGGTATTCCTGATTACAGATCCCAGGGCGTCGGGCTCTACGCAAGGAGCACCCGTAGACCAGTACTGTACAAAGATTTCTGCCAGAGCGAGACTATTCGAAGGCGCTACTGGGCTAGGAATTACATAGGCTGGCCAAG ATTCTCCTCGCTTAAACCGAATGTAACTCATAAAATACTGAGGGACTTAGAGCTCGCGAGTAAAGTAAGGTGCATCATCACACAGAACGTAGACAATTTGCACATAAAGGCGGGTAGTAGGAGAGTCATAGAGTTGCATGGATCTGCGTTCAAAGTAATGTGCCTGAATTGCGATAGAAGGATTTGTAGGTACTATCTGCAAGATGCTCTCGACACGTTGAACCCGAATATGACGGCGACTAGTCGAATGATAAGACCGGATGGAGACGTGGACTTATCGCAA GAGCAAGTAGAGGGATTTACTGTTCCGCCGTGTGGAAATTGCGGCGGCGTTCTTAAACCTGACATAATATTTTTCGGAGACAACGTACCGCGTCGGGTAGTAGAGAGCGTAAGGTACAATGTAGATCGGTCTGATTGCTTGCTAGCTCTGGGTACTACGTTGACCACGTATTCCGGCTATCGGATAGCGTTGCAAGCGAATAAAGCTGGGAAACCGATAGCCATACTGAACATAGGAAAAACCAGGGCTGACGATATCGCGAATGTTAAAGTGGAGGGCATGTGCGGCGATGTGCTTTCAAGGATATGTATGAACGATCGGTGCGAAGAACGTAAAGAATGCTAG
- the Bx42 gene encoding puff-specific protein Bx42, with protein MSLASLLPAPSQVVWDREDEAREQKLRQRPVSALVKAVVTAPPYGQRKGWVPRCSEDFGDGGAFPEIHVAQYPLGMGIKGKEITSNALAVQLDAQGKVKYDMIARQGHAKDKIVYSKLSDLLPSEITSEEDPSLQRPPTDEIDELTEKTRKALEKITRSKIAAAMPVRCAEKQAPAQYIRYTPSQQGQSFNSGAKQRVIRMVEAQIDPLEPPKFKINKKIPRGPPSPPAPVMHSPTRKVTVKEQKEWKIPPCISNWKNAKGYTIPLDKRLAADGRGLQQVHINENFAKLAEALYIADRKAREAVEMRAQLEKKLAQKEKEKKEDHLRQLAQKAREERAGLKSSAALDKSEESRERDQLRQERHKDRARERNLARAAPDKRSRLQRERERDISEQIALGMPAKSIPNSGEAQFDQRLFNTSKGMDSGYGHDDEYNVYDKPWKDSNSIGSHIYRPSKNIDKDTYGDDLEKLVKTNRFVPDKEFSGTDRSATRSGPVQFEKDEEDPFGLDQFLKQAKRASSSTTATTKRKDEREQRRDDRDKRRKH; from the exons ATGTCGCTGGCAAG CTTACTACCTGCACCATCGCAGGTGGTGTGGGACAGGGAGGACGAAGCCCGTGAGCAAAAGTTGCGCCAGAGGCCAGTATCGGCACTCGTCAAAGCAGTCGTCACCGCTCCTCCGTACGGGCAGCGCAAAGGATGGGTGCCACGGTGTTCGGAA GATTTCGGAGATGGCGGAGCATTCCCAGAAATCCATGTGGCGCAATATCCACTTGGCATGGGAATAAAAGGGAAAGAGATCACGAGCAACGCTCTGGCGGTTCAGCTGGACGCGCAGGGGAAAGTGAAATACGACATGATCGCTAGGCAAGGCCACGCCAAAGACAAG ATCGTCTATAGCAAGCTGAGCGACCTGTTGCCTTCGGAAATAACGAGCGAAGAGGATCCTAGCTTGCAGCGTCCACCCACCGACGAGATCGACGAGCTCACCGAGAAGACTAGGAAGGCTTTGGAGAAGATAACGCGATCGAAGATAGCTGCTGCTATGCCAGTGAGGTGCGCGGAGAAGCAGGCGCCGGCTCAGTACATTCGATACACCCCCTCGCAGCAGGGGCAGTCGTTCAACTCTGGTGCCAAGCAGAGGGTCATCAGAATGGTGGAGGCTCAGATCGATCCCTTGGAACCTCCGAAATTCAA GATTAATAAGAAGATCCCGAGAGGCCCACCGTCGCCACCAGCGCCAGTGATGCACTCACCTACGAGGAAAGTGACGGTGAAGGAGCAGAAGGAATGGAAAATACCACCGTGCATCAGTAACTGGAAGAACGCGAAG GGTTACACGATACCCCTTGATAAGCGTCTGGCTGCGGACGGCAGAGGTCTACAGCAAGTTCACATCAACGAGAACTTTGCTAAGTTGGCGGAAGCGCTGTATATAGCTGACAGGAAAGCGCGCGAGGCTGTGGAGATGCGCGCCCAGCTGGAGAAGAAGTTGGCtcagaaggagaaagagaagaagGAGGATCACTTGAGGCAACTGGCGCAGAAGGCCAGGGAAGAGCGCGCTGGTCTGAAGTCGTCTGCTGCGCTGG ATAAGTCGGAAGAGTCGCGAGAAAGGGATCAGCTCAGGCAAGAACGACACAAGGACCGTGCCAGGGAGCGGAACTTAGCGCGCGCCGCGCCTGATAAACGGTCCAGACTACAACGCGAACGCGAGCGTGATATTAGTGAACAGATCGCTCTGGGCATGCCGGCGAAGAGCATCCCCAATAGCGGAGAGGCTCAGTTTGACCAGCGACTGTTCAACACTAGCAAGGGAATGGACAGTGGTTATGGGCATGACGATGAGTACAATGTTTACGACAAGCCGTGGAAGGATTCCAATTCGATTGGCTCGCACATATACCGTCCCAGCAAAAATATTGATAAGGATACTTATGGGGACGATCTGGAGAAACTTGTCAAAACGAACAG GTTCGTTCCGGACAAAGAGTTCAGCGGAACTGACAGATCAGCGACGCGTTCAGGGCCAGTGCAGTTCGAGAAGGACGAGGAAGATCCTTTCGGTTTGGATCAGTTCTTGAAACAAGCAAAGCGCGCCAGCAGTTCCACCACCGCTACCACGAAGCGCAAAGACGAACGCGAGCAGAGAAGAGACGACCGCGATAAACGAAGGAAACACTAA